The Natronogracilivirga saccharolytica genome includes a window with the following:
- a CDS encoding sensor histidine kinase yields the protein MESGRTASVCSPPQEKKSMQGLKLLINMQPNPVFLTNKSDGTILLANDTVSALYPERSLENVPVSNILCYEEQISEACNMVYFDEEWLVCEKQTFAWEDLSLEMIMLSPCPGLPSMKEIHTARDMVGLVLHRLRSPMTGMQGYLDMLMDDPMAKQIRHRVTKLSSGMDQLNDMLDELETLHTAETRHDVSSINVGSVAMDYIKSLDKKTQKRIEIRQHSRGQAISSSRQKIEKLFQLLITNALEHTAGKRKPVQIILESPLKVHVTNYGDPVPEYLNERIFSPFITNKPQNMGIGLTIAYLICRQLGITIIQTSNSGKKGVTFTLLLPPRGMS from the coding sequence ATGGAATCCGGCCGGACAGCATCCGTCTGCTCCCCCCCGCAGGAAAAAAAATCCATGCAGGGACTAAAGCTGCTCATCAACATGCAGCCGAATCCTGTATTCCTCACAAACAAAAGTGACGGGACCATTCTGCTGGCAAATGATACCGTTTCTGCTCTTTATCCTGAAAGAAGCCTTGAAAATGTTCCGGTTTCGAACATTCTCTGCTATGAAGAGCAGATCTCCGAAGCCTGCAACATGGTCTATTTCGATGAAGAGTGGCTTGTCTGCGAAAAACAGACGTTTGCATGGGAGGATCTCAGCCTGGAGATGATCATGCTTTCACCTTGTCCGGGACTTCCCTCCATGAAGGAAATCCATACGGCACGCGATATGGTGGGCCTGGTGCTGCACCGGCTGCGGTCACCGATGACCGGAATGCAGGGCTATCTCGATATGCTCATGGACGACCCAATGGCAAAGCAGATCCGGCATCGTGTTACCAAGCTCAGTTCCGGCATGGATCAGCTGAACGATATGCTTGATGAACTCGAAACCCTGCACACGGCCGAAACCCGGCACGATGTCAGCAGCATCAACGTCGGATCCGTTGCCATGGATTACATCAAAAGCCTGGACAAGAAAACACAAAAGCGCATAGAAATACGCCAGCATAGCCGCGGGCAGGCGATCTCGAGCAGCCGCCAAAAAATCGAAAAACTCTTCCAGCTGCTGATTACAAATGCTCTTGAACACACAGCTGGAAAAAGAAAGCCCGTTCAGATCATTTTGGAATCTCCCCTAAAGGTTCATGTCACCAACTATGGTGACCCGGTTCCCGAATATCTGAATGAGCGGATTTTTTCACCCTTCATCACAAACAAGCCGCAAAACATGGGCATCGGGCTGACCATAGCTTATCTTATTTGCCGGCAACTGGGTATTACGATAATTCAGACAAGCAATTCCGGGAAGAAAGGGGTAACATTCACCCTTCTCCTGCCTCCGCGCGGCATGAGCTAG